From the genome of Bacillus sp. SM2101:
CATTAATGTTGTTACTTCCATCTACATCTGTATTTGCAGCTGGAGACCAGCCAAGTGCTTGGTCAAAAGATACGATTCAAAGAGGTATTGATTTAGGAATTGTACCAGAACGAATGCAATCCAATTATGCTGATCCAATTACACGGGAGGAATTTGCGGAGTTATTAGTAAATGTAGCTTTTAAAAAGTTAGAAATGGTCGAAAGGTCATATGAATGGACAAAAGAGATGGTACTTGAAAGAGTGACGATTGATCAACCTTTTGAGGATACGGATTTAGATCATGTCAAGCTTGCCTATATAATTGGCAGTGTGAATGGTACATCTGATACGACCTTTTCACCAGATGCTTATATCACACGTGAACAAGCTGCACAAATGCTGATAAATACAGTACACTATGCTAGTATTATCAGTTATGCTTCAGAGAAAGAAATGGGCTATTCAGATTATGATCAAATAGGAGATTGGGCTATACCAGCTGTAAGTGCAGCCTACAATTTGGAGCTTATGCAGGGATCTAATGGACAATTTATGCCACGAAAGCATATAACGAGAGAGCAGGCGATAGTAACGATAATAAGAGTTCTTGATCATGCTAAGTACATAACGTTGCAGCTAAGAGGGGATATAATTGCTTTTGCTTGGTATGATGATTTGACATACAATGTAGGAAAAGACTATGTGAATGTATCTTATAAGGATGAGGGAGAGTTTAGCCTCTCTGACAAAACCTTAAGAGAACTGTGGTTTACTTATAATCAAACTTCTGAATCGGAAGTACCCTACGACCACGAAAAGGCAATCGTTACTTACAGCTTTCATGGTAATCTATTAAGTTTAAC
Proteins encoded in this window:
- a CDS encoding S-layer homology domain-containing protein, giving the protein MLKKTLVVIISLMLLLPSTSVFAAGDQPSAWSKDTIQRGIDLGIVPERMQSNYADPITREEFAELLVNVAFKKLEMVERSYEWTKEMVLERVTIDQPFEDTDLDHVKLAYIIGSVNGTSDTTFSPDAYITREQAAQMLINTVHYASIISYASEKEMGYSDYDQIGDWAIPAVSAAYNLELMQGSNGQFMPRKHITREQAIVTIIRVLDHAKYITLQLRGDIIAFAWYDDLTYNVGKDYVNVSYKDEGEFSLSDKTLRELWFTYNQTSESEVPYDHEKAIVTYSFHGNLLSLTYTWMLDAALKGEGVKVDYGYMTVETFTENHILEFTLKDIPGYFNALVGHVYGYPQVAIDPKPID